A section of the Rhodobacteraceae bacterium M382 genome encodes:
- a CDS encoding permease — MADIAQSTSARRDWTGWVKTPWTVSVVLLIAVAVLDPGNVREVVGFALAALAHTARYILFAVLLLAYLKATGAEVLVARAFEGRETRMILLAALFGGLAPFCSCEVIPFIAGLLALGAPLSAVMAFWLSSPLIDPPTLLITAGALGWPFAIGKAVAAVGLGLFGGFAIRALKGHGAFAAPLKVYKPSGCCGGTKVEDPKPHWAFWQEEPRRAVFKAEFVSNGLFLLKWLALAYVLEALLVNYVPADLIAQAVGGEGVVPIAVAALVGMPAYLNSYVAPPLLAGLMEQGMSAGAAMAFMVAGAISSIPAMAAVWSLVKPQVFFTYLGLGIAGAIVSGILFQMV, encoded by the coding sequence CCCTGGACCGTGAGTGTCGTGCTGTTGATCGCGGTTGCGGTTTTGGATCCCGGCAACGTTCGGGAGGTTGTGGGATTTGCGCTGGCCGCTCTGGCCCATACGGCCCGATACATCCTGTTTGCCGTTTTGCTGTTGGCGTATCTCAAGGCGACGGGGGCCGAAGTTTTGGTGGCGCGGGCCTTTGAGGGGCGCGAAACCCGCATGATCCTTTTGGCGGCTCTTTTCGGAGGCCTGGCTCCGTTCTGTTCCTGTGAAGTCATCCCATTCATTGCCGGTTTGTTGGCGCTTGGGGCTCCTTTGTCGGCAGTCATGGCGTTCTGGCTGAGCTCTCCGTTGATTGACCCACCCACATTGCTGATCACGGCCGGTGCTCTGGGGTGGCCGTTTGCCATTGGCAAGGCCGTGGCGGCCGTCGGCCTGGGCCTATTCGGCGGGTTTGCCATTCGCGCGTTGAAAGGGCATGGAGCCTTTGCGGCACCGCTCAAGGTGTACAAGCCATCTGGTTGCTGCGGCGGCACCAAGGTGGAGGACCCCAAACCCCATTGGGCGTTCTGGCAGGAAGAGCCGCGTCGCGCAGTGTTCAAGGCCGAGTTTGTCAGCAATGGTCTGTTTTTGCTAAAGTGGCTGGCCTTGGCGTATGTTCTGGAAGCGCTGCTGGTGAATTATGTCCCTGCAGACCTGATTGCTCAGGCTGTTGGTGGCGAAGGGGTTGTTCCGATCGCAGTTGCGGCCCTGGTCGGGATGCCTGCCTATCTGAACTCCTACGTTGCACCGCCGCTGTTGGCCGGGCTGATGGAGCAGGGCATGAGCGCTGGTGCTGCAATGGCGTTCATGGTTGCTGGCGCGATCAGCTCGATCCCGGCGATGGCGGCCGTCTGGTCACTGGTGAAGCCGCAGGTGTTCTTTACTTATCTGGGACTGGGGATCGCTGGCGCAATTGTCAGCGGGATCCTGTTTCAGATGGTCTAG